The proteins below come from a single Bacillus solimangrovi genomic window:
- the ybeY gene encoding rRNA maturation RNase YbeY, with translation MNIDFIDENGFVNESDLEQVEKLLRYAAEQEGVEEDAEISVTFVDDAEIQTINRDYRDKDRPTDVISFALEELGEGEMEIQGMDMPRVLGDIIVSVETTKVQADEYGHSFSRELGFLCVHGLLHLLGYDHMNERDEKEMFARQKEILEGYGLTR, from the coding sequence ATGAATATTGATTTTATAGATGAGAATGGATTTGTTAATGAATCTGATCTTGAGCAAGTAGAGAAATTATTACGATACGCAGCTGAGCAAGAAGGAGTAGAAGAGGATGCGGAGATTTCTGTAACATTTGTTGATGATGCAGAAATTCAAACAATTAATCGAGACTATCGTGATAAAGATAGACCGACTGATGTTATATCTTTTGCACTTGAAGAATTAGGAGAAGGTGAGATGGAAATCCAAGGGATGGACATGCCAAGAGTGTTAGGAGATATCATTGTTTCAGTTGAAACTACAAAAGTACAAGCTGATGAATATGGACATTCATTTAGTAGAGAGTTAGGTTTCTTATGTGTTCATGGTTTATTACATTTATTAGGTTACGATCATATGAATGAACGTGATGAGAAAGAAATGTTCGCAAGACAAAAGGAAATTCTTGAAGGTTATGGACTCACTAGGTAA
- a CDS encoding diacylglycerol kinase family protein yields MDSLGKRYHRLVRSFGYAFQGLFNSLKNEQNMQIHFIAGTLVMIGAWILELPRNDYIVIFILIGGMVSLELLNTAIERVVDLVTEEYHPLAKQAKDIAAAAVLWFAIISFIIGCVIFYRPFINFVTNL; encoded by the coding sequence ATGGACTCACTAGGTAAGCGATATCATCGACTTGTTAGAAGCTTTGGGTATGCATTTCAAGGGCTCTTTAATAGCCTTAAAAACGAACAAAATATGCAGATTCACTTTATTGCAGGTACTCTTGTAATGATAGGTGCGTGGATACTTGAACTACCTAGGAACGATTATATAGTTATCTTCATTTTAATTGGAGGAATGGTTAGTTTAGAGTTATTGAACACTGCAATAGAAAGAGTGGTTGACTTAGTTACAGAAGAATACCATCCACTAGCGAAACAAGCGAAAGATATTGCAGCAGCAGCTGTACTCTGGTTTGCAATTATTTCGTTCATCATTGGATGCGTCATTTTTTACCGCCCATTTATTAATTTCGTCACGAACTTGTGA
- a CDS encoding cytidine deaminase: MDKQTLINAAKEARELAYTPYSKFKVGAALLSSKGTIYKGCNIENASYGLCNCAERTALFKAISEDDKEFEAVAVVADTERPVPPCGACRQVLSELCPADMPVYLTNLKGDVEETTVKELLPGAFSVEDLNE; encoded by the coding sequence ATGGATAAACAAACACTAATAAATGCAGCAAAGGAAGCTCGTGAATTAGCATATACACCATATTCTAAATTTAAAGTCGGTGCAGCACTTTTATCAAGTAAAGGTACAATTTATAAGGGTTGTAACATTGAAAATGCATCTTATGGCCTTTGTAACTGTGCAGAACGTACAGCGCTCTTTAAAGCCATTTCTGAAGACGATAAGGAGTTTGAAGCAGTTGCTGTTGTTGCAGATACAGAGCGTCCAGTGCCGCCTTGTGGTGCGTGTCGTCAAGTATTATCCGAGCTTTGTCCTGCTGATATGCCAGTTTATTTGACAAACTTAAAAGGTGATGTAGAAGAAACAACGGTAAAAGAGCTTCTACCAGGAGCATTTTCAGTGGAGGATTTAAATGAATAA
- the era gene encoding GTPase Era, with protein MNNDQFRSGFVSIIGRPNVGKSTFLNRVIGQKIAIMSDKAQTTRNKVQGVYTTDSSQIVFIDTPGIHKPKSKLGDFMVKAAQTTLREVDLILFMVNVDQGIGKGDKYIIEWLKSTKNPVFLVLNKIDQVHPEDLLPLISQYKELYDFAEIVPISALEGSNVSTLLDQVTDYMEEGPQYYPSDQVTDHPERFIVSEFIREKVLHLTREEVPHSIAVYIDSMERRGDGNTVYVAATVIVERSSQKGIIIGKQGSMLKEIGKRARKDIEAMLGSKVYLELFVKVQKDWRNKNILLNDFGYRDEDY; from the coding sequence ATGAATAACGATCAGTTTCGATCAGGTTTTGTTTCCATTATTGGGAGACCAAATGTAGGTAAATCAACATTTCTAAATCGAGTAATCGGTCAAAAGATTGCAATAATGAGTGATAAAGCTCAAACGACGAGAAATAAGGTTCAAGGCGTTTATACGACAGATTCAAGTCAAATTGTCTTCATTGACACACCTGGTATTCACAAACCTAAATCTAAGCTTGGAGATTTCATGGTTAAGGCAGCTCAAACAACATTAAGAGAAGTTGACTTAATCTTGTTTATGGTGAATGTGGATCAGGGGATAGGTAAGGGAGACAAATATATTATTGAATGGTTAAAGTCGACAAAAAATCCTGTCTTTCTCGTTTTGAATAAAATTGATCAAGTGCATCCAGAAGATTTATTGCCACTTATTTCTCAATATAAGGAATTATATGATTTTGCTGAGATTGTACCGATTTCAGCATTAGAAGGAAGCAATGTATCAACATTATTGGATCAAGTTACTGACTATATGGAAGAAGGTCCGCAATACTATCCGTCTGATCAAGTTACAGACCATCCTGAACGATTTATTGTATCTGAATTCATTCGTGAAAAAGTATTACATTTAACACGTGAAGAAGTACCACATTCAATTGCTGTTTACATTGATTCGATGGAGCGTCGAGGGGATGGAAATACGGTATATGTTGCTGCAACGGTAATTGTAGAACGTTCTTCTCAAAAGGGAATTATTATTGGTAAGCAAGGATCGATGCTAAAGGAAATAGGAAAACGAGCACGCAAAGACATCGAGGCAATGTTAGGCTCAAAAGTGTATCTTGAGTTATTCGTTAAGGTGCAAAAGGATTGGCGTAATAAAAACATCCTCTTGAATGACTTTGGTTACCGTGATGAAGACTACTAA
- a CDS encoding YqzL family protein yields the protein MDLTWKIFSETGDLGIYLLMKEIERDSIGPEDESEELAEIQTPFS from the coding sequence TTGGATTTGACTTGGAAGATTTTTAGCGAAACTGGTGACCTTGGGATATATCTTCTCATGAAAGAAATTGAGAGAGACAGTATCGGACCCGAAGATGAAAGTGAAGAGCTGGCAGAGATACAAACTCCTTTTTCATAG